In Phyllopteryx taeniolatus isolate TA_2022b chromosome 1, UOR_Ptae_1.2, whole genome shotgun sequence, the following proteins share a genomic window:
- the acot7 gene encoding cytosolic acyl coenzyme A thioester hydrolase isoform X6, with translation MRCFRPPRKFLPYDAEKTSDLKYELCRIMRPDDANIVGNVHGGNILKMIEEAGCIISTRHCNTQNEDRCLAALVRVEKTEFLYPLFIGEVAHATAEITYTSPHSLEVQVKVMGENILTGAKKLVNRAVLWYVPCSLQNVDKIMEVPPIKFDAEQEEEGLKRYEAQKTARLKTKEVVDEVVPPPTKPEKYTVGFSQSSLIHLVGPSDCTLHDYVHGGVTMKLMDEVAGIVAARHCNTNIVTASVDAINFHRKIKKGCVVTVAGRLTFASNKSMEIEVVVDACSLVDTEKVSYRAVSAFFTFISLDKYGKAQPVPPLKVHGEEEQRRYDEGQARYLFNKAKRLAEKEAKH, from the exons ATGCGCTGCTTCAGGCCCCCGAGAAAGTTTCTACCCTATGACGCGGAGAAGACATCAGACTTGAAATATGAGCTCTGCAG GATCATGCGGCCCGATGATGCCAACATTGTCGGTAACGTGCACGGTGGCAACATCCTGAAGATGATCGAGGAAGCCGGATGCATTATCAGCACGCGACACTGTAACACACAGAATGAG GACCGCTGCTTGGCAGCTTTGGTTCGGGTTGAGAAGACTGAGTTCTTGTACCCCTTGTTCATCGGGGAGGTCGCCCACGCTACGGCTGAGATCACGTATACCTCACCGCACTCGCTGGAAGTGCAGGTCAAAGTCATGGGCGAGAACATCCTCACAG GTGCCAAAAAGCTGGTCAACAGGGCCGTACTGTGGTACGTACCCTGCTCTCTGCAGAATGTCGACAAGATCATGGAGGTGCCGCCCATCAAG tTTGACGCAGAACAAGAGGAAGAGGGTCTGAAGCGCTACGAGGCTCAGAAGACTGCGAGACTGAAAACCAAAGAAGTGGTTGATGAAGTTGTGCCACCGCCTACCAAGCCAG AAAAGTACACAGTTGGCTTCAGCCAGTCCAGTCTGATCCATCTGGTGGGTCCATCTGACTGCACACTACACGATTACGTTCACGGAG GAGTGACCATGAAGCTGATGGACGAGGTTGCGGGCATTGTGGCAGCACGCCACTGCAACACCAACATTGTCACTGCCTCTGTGGATGCCATCAACTTTCATCGCAAGATTAAGAAAG GCTGTGTGGTGACTGTAGCGGGCCGTCTGACATTCGCCAGCAACAAGTCCATGGAGATAGAGGTGGTGGTAGATGCCTGTTCGCTGGTCGACACGGAGAAAGTTAGCTATCGTGCAGTCTCTGCCTTCTTCACCTTCATCTCGCTGGACAAGTACGGCAAAGCTCAGCCCGTCCCTCCTCTTAAG
- the acot7 gene encoding cytosolic acyl coenzyme A thioester hydrolase isoform X4, with the protein MRCFRPPRKFLPYDAEKTSDLKYELCRIMRPDDANIVGNVHGGNILKMIEEAGCIISTRHCNTQNEDRCLAALVRVEKTEFLYPLFIGEVAHATAEITYTSPHSLEVQVKVMGENILTGAKKLVNRAVLWYVPCSLQNVDKIMEVPPIKFDAEQEEEGLKRYEAQKTARLKTKEVVDEVVPPPTKPEDAPKEKYTVGFSQSSLIHLVGPSDCTLHDYVHGGVTMKLMDEVAGIVAARHCNTNIVTASVDAINFHRKIKKGCVVTVAGRLTFASNKSMEIEVVVDACSLVDTEKVSYRAVSAFFTFISLDKYGKAQPVPPLKVHGEEEQRRYDEGQARYLFNKAKRLAEKEAKH; encoded by the exons ATGCGCTGCTTCAGGCCCCCGAGAAAGTTTCTACCCTATGACGCGGAGAAGACATCAGACTTGAAATATGAGCTCTGCAG GATCATGCGGCCCGATGATGCCAACATTGTCGGTAACGTGCACGGTGGCAACATCCTGAAGATGATCGAGGAAGCCGGATGCATTATCAGCACGCGACACTGTAACACACAGAATGAG GACCGCTGCTTGGCAGCTTTGGTTCGGGTTGAGAAGACTGAGTTCTTGTACCCCTTGTTCATCGGGGAGGTCGCCCACGCTACGGCTGAGATCACGTATACCTCACCGCACTCGCTGGAAGTGCAGGTCAAAGTCATGGGCGAGAACATCCTCACAG GTGCCAAAAAGCTGGTCAACAGGGCCGTACTGTGGTACGTACCCTGCTCTCTGCAGAATGTCGACAAGATCATGGAGGTGCCGCCCATCAAG tTTGACGCAGAACAAGAGGAAGAGGGTCTGAAGCGCTACGAGGCTCAGAAGACTGCGAGACTGAAAACCAAAGAAGTGGTTGATGAAGTTGTGCCACCGCCTACCAAGCCAG AGGATGCGCCAAAAG AAAAGTACACAGTTGGCTTCAGCCAGTCCAGTCTGATCCATCTGGTGGGTCCATCTGACTGCACACTACACGATTACGTTCACGGAG GAGTGACCATGAAGCTGATGGACGAGGTTGCGGGCATTGTGGCAGCACGCCACTGCAACACCAACATTGTCACTGCCTCTGTGGATGCCATCAACTTTCATCGCAAGATTAAGAAAG GCTGTGTGGTGACTGTAGCGGGCCGTCTGACATTCGCCAGCAACAAGTCCATGGAGATAGAGGTGGTGGTAGATGCCTGTTCGCTGGTCGACACGGAGAAAGTTAGCTATCGTGCAGTCTCTGCCTTCTTCACCTTCATCTCGCTGGACAAGTACGGCAAAGCTCAGCCCGTCCCTCCTCTTAAG